A single genomic interval of Dromiciops gliroides isolate mDroGli1 chromosome 1, mDroGli1.pri, whole genome shotgun sequence harbors:
- the LOC122736405 gene encoding cathelicidin-related antimicrobial peptide Bf-CRAMP-like, giving the protein MEHIRKVLLLASVATLIPTQALPLSGLSYQKALSTAIHFYNKVHNEENAFRLFQTYTPSPDQGPQEETLNRLSFTLKETVCPVTEELLVDQCDFKDDGLVKECQGSVSNEENIAAIILTCDPEALGSSRSRRAPIPRRKKGSKKNNHKTGGYSLIALGSTNIHKAPYMESL; this is encoded by the exons ATGGAGCATATCAGGAAGGTCCTACTGTTGGCCAGTGTGGCCACTCTCATTCCCACACAGGCTTTACCTCTGTCGGGCCTGAGCTATCAGAAGGCCCTTTCCACAGCCATTCATTTCTACAACAAGGTGCACAACGAAGAGAATGCCTTCCGGCTTTTCCAAACCTACACTCCTTCACCTGATCAG GGCCCCCAAGAGGAAACTCTGAATCGTCTGAGCTTTACCTTGAAGGAAACTGTGTGCCCCGTGACTGAGGAGCTTCTGGTGGACCAGTGCGACTTCAAAGATGATGGG CTGGTGAAAGAATGTCAAGGCTCGGTATCCAATGAGGAGAACATTGCTGCCATCATCCTCACCTGTGACCCAGAGGCCCTAGGG TCCTCTCGCTCCAGAAGAGCCCCAATTCCCAGACGAAAGAAAGgttcaaagaaaaacaaccacaaaactgGGGGATACTCTCTGATTGCCCTCGGATCTACCAATATACATAAGGCCCCATATATGGAGTCTCTCTAG